A genomic region of Desulfomicrobium macestii contains the following coding sequences:
- a CDS encoding DsrE family protein, protein MKVVFHLDLDEEKVLRIALTNMENLRAAKPGARINLLVNGPAVKFFRKNGEDEFLTRIKNLIQSEVTVFVCQNALRAFEIPEEDLCPGCETVPAGVVALIKLQQQGCAYIKP, encoded by the coding sequence ATGAAGGTCGTCTTTCACCTGGACCTGGACGAAGAAAAGGTTCTGCGCATCGCCCTGACCAACATGGAAAACCTGCGCGCCGCCAAGCCGGGAGCACGCATCAATCTGCTGGTCAATGGACCCGCGGTCAAATTTTTCCGCAAGAACGGCGAGGACGAATTCCTGACGCGCATCAAGAACCTGATCCAGTCCGAAGTGACGGTCTTCGTGTGCCAGAACGCCCTGCGCGCCTTCGAAATCCCCGAGGAAGACCTCTGCCCCGGATGCGAAACCGTCCCCGCCGGCGTAGTCGCCCTGATCAAATTGCAGCAGCAGGGCTGCGCGTACATCAAACCGTAG
- a CDS encoding MBL fold metallo-hydrolase yields the protein MSHFSAIHEIDAGDFSVRSVLIRGTRFCLIWDTLTSPRDMASFAQICAGQQCLAVYSHADWDHVQGTAALDNPVVIGHSDCARRFEVEAGQTLADMQAREPGRWDEVKLIPPHITFEGRLDLDLGGLTVQLHSLPGHTPDTLVAFIPEMELLLAGDAVELPLPCVPAGCDLDAWIGELLRWRKHPGACRIIPSHGPMGGKDILDGTIDYLDGLRQGQNRLLPEGLSPFYASTHRDNLSNRGIGTGS from the coding sequence ATGAGCCACTTCAGCGCGATCCACGAAATCGACGCGGGGGACTTTTCGGTCCGCAGCGTCCTGATCCGGGGAACCCGGTTCTGCCTGATCTGGGACACCTTGACCAGTCCGCGCGACATGGCCAGCTTCGCCCAAATCTGCGCCGGACAGCAGTGTCTGGCCGTCTACAGCCACGCCGACTGGGACCACGTGCAGGGCACGGCAGCCCTGGACAATCCCGTCGTCATCGGCCACTCGGACTGCGCCCGGCGGTTCGAGGTCGAGGCCGGGCAGACCCTGGCCGACATGCAGGCCCGGGAACCGGGCAGGTGGGACGAGGTCAAGCTCATCCCCCCGCACATCACCTTCGAAGGCCGCCTCGACCTTGACCTCGGTGGCCTCACGGTCCAGCTGCACTCCCTGCCCGGACACACCCCGGACACCCTCGTGGCTTTCATCCCGGAAATGGAGCTTCTGCTGGCCGGGGACGCGGTGGAACTGCCCCTGCCCTGCGTGCCCGCAGGCTGCGACCTCGATGCGTGGATAGGGGAGCTTCTGCGCTGGCGCAAGCACCCGGGAGCGTGTAGGATCATCCCATCGCACGGACCCATGGGCGGCAAGGACATTCTGGACGGCACCATCGACTATCTCGACGGCTTGCGCCAGGGCCAAAACAGGCTCTTGCCTGAAGGGCTGTCCCCGTTTTACGCCAGCACACACCGGGACAACTTGAGTAATCGCGGCATCGGCACCGGATCGTAG
- a CDS encoding adenine nucleotide alpha-hydrolase family protein, whose protein sequence is MPLHDETSAWDSLIGRLREVGPVTVAFSGGIDSRFLAHAGLLAGVSVELVHVRGPHVAPEESEYALAWAVSMGLPWKLLRLDPLHLPEVAAGSKARCYECKRFLFEQILSVATAPVCDGSNASDARQFRPGRRALLELGIRSPLAEVGLTKDMIRALARKTGLARPEQQARACLLTRLPYGLAPDARLLARLAAGERAVEEALQAAGHEEFPFRLRLGDRGCHELHLGREIHSSRMLCMLEEVLLAEGFSRIAVRCVSQLSGYFDRMDDEQKTQSFLAEGRVGMLESAQDD, encoded by the coding sequence ATGCCTTTGCATGATGAAACTTCCGCCTGGGATTCTCTGATCGGTCGGCTGCGTGAAGTGGGCCCTGTCACCGTGGCCTTTTCCGGCGGGATCGACAGCCGTTTTTTGGCCCATGCAGGGCTGCTGGCCGGAGTGTCGGTGGAGCTTGTGCATGTCCGTGGTCCACATGTCGCTCCCGAAGAGTCCGAATACGCTCTCGCGTGGGCTGTGAGCATGGGGCTGCCCTGGAAATTGCTGCGGCTTGATCCCTTGCATCTGCCTGAAGTCGCGGCCGGTTCGAAGGCGCGTTGCTATGAATGCAAGCGGTTTCTTTTCGAGCAGATACTGTCCGTCGCCACGGCGCCTGTCTGTGACGGTTCCAACGCCTCGGACGCCCGGCAGTTCCGTCCCGGAAGGCGGGCATTGCTTGAACTTGGCATCCGCTCTCCCCTGGCAGAAGTCGGATTGACCAAGGACATGATCCGCGCCCTGGCCAGGAAGACGGGCCTCGCGCGCCCGGAGCAGCAGGCCCGGGCCTGTCTGCTGACCCGCCTGCCGTATGGCCTGGCGCCTGATGCGCGGCTATTGGCGCGTCTGGCCGCAGGGGAGCGGGCCGTGGAAGAGGCTTTGCAAGCGGCGGGACATGAGGAATTCCCCTTCAGGCTGCGACTTGGCGACCGGGGATGCCATGAACTGCATCTTGGCCGTGAGATTCATTCATCCCGAATGCTCTGCATGTTGGAGGAGGTTCTTCTTGCCGAGGGTTTTTCACGCATCGCGGTGCGCTGCGTGTCACAACTGAGCGGCTATTTCGACAGAATGGATGATGAGCAAAAAACGCAATCCTTTCTTGCAGAGGGGCGTGTCGGAATGTTAGAGAGCGCACAAGACGATTGA
- the zntB gene encoding zinc transporter ZntB: MTTPESLPLNAFRILDGRGHGALQAWVPGQDVPRNDGLAWFHLNYADPETRDWLLRSELLSIPVAESLLDEETRPRVLHHGEGLLLTLRGVNLNPGAEPEDMVSIRLWIEDGRIISTRKRRLKSVEAIQSMLEAGHGPRSSGEFLVMLLGLMTDNIGEVIEALEDNMAEVEERIVEHKDARARESLADLRRQAIALRRYLAPQREALSRLTTEQVPWMSPDDHFRIRETTDELIRHIEDLDAVRERAALAHEEFVNHASEQLNRRMFLLSVVTVIFLPLGFLTGLFGINVGGIPGSGSPWGFAAFCLGVALAGAGIFLIFKRSRWL, from the coding sequence ATGACTACGCCAGAATCATTGCCTTTAAACGCTTTCCGAATTCTCGACGGGCGGGGACATGGAGCGCTTCAGGCCTGGGTGCCGGGACAGGACGTGCCCCGAAACGACGGCCTCGCATGGTTCCACCTGAACTATGCCGACCCGGAAACCCGGGACTGGCTGCTGCGCTCCGAATTGCTGAGCATTCCTGTGGCGGAATCTTTACTCGACGAGGAAACACGGCCTCGCGTACTGCATCACGGCGAGGGGCTGCTCCTGACGTTGCGCGGGGTGAACCTCAATCCCGGCGCCGAACCCGAGGACATGGTCTCCATAAGATTATGGATCGAGGACGGCCGGATCATCTCCACGCGCAAGCGCCGGCTCAAATCCGTGGAAGCAATCCAGTCCATGCTCGAAGCGGGACACGGCCCACGCAGCAGCGGGGAATTCCTGGTGATGTTGCTCGGGCTCATGACGGACAACATCGGAGAGGTCATCGAGGCACTGGAAGACAACATGGCCGAGGTGGAAGAGAGGATCGTCGAACACAAGGATGCCAGGGCCCGCGAAAGCCTGGCCGATCTGCGCAGGCAGGCCATCGCGCTCCGCCGCTACCTCGCGCCACAGCGCGAGGCTCTGTCACGGCTGACCACCGAGCAGGTGCCATGGATGAGCCCGGACGATCATTTCCGGATTCGCGAAACCACTGACGAGCTCATTCGGCACATAGAAGATCTTGACGCGGTGCGTGAACGCGCGGCCCTCGCCCACGAGGAGTTTGTGAACCACGCCTCGGAACAGCTGAACCGGCGCATGTTCCTGCTCTCGGTGGTGACGGTCATCTTTCTTCCACTGGGATTCTTGACGGGACTTTTCGGCATCAACGTGGGCGGCATCCCCGGATCCGGCAGCCCATGGGGCTTTGCCGCATTCTGCCTGGGCGTCGCACTGGCGGGAGCGGGCATATTCCTGATATTCAAGCGGTCCCGCTGGCTATAA
- a CDS encoding diguanylate cyclase domain-containing protein — translation MPTPIDILIVDDRPENLLTLEHLLENPELNIVRAGSGQEALASLLDHDFALVLLDVQMPDMDGFETAELMRGNKRTRHIPIIFVTASHTEHQHIFRGYDSGAVDYLFKPLDPQMLFCKVRIFLEIHRQRHALQSKTRELDARIAELNLLQAELEEKNRQLQLLSSLDGLTGIPNRRQFDEMLNLEWNRMAREKTPLSLIILDVDHFKLFNDRYGHLAGDCCLCRVASALAGMMRRPADMVARYGGEEFAAILPGTGAEGAQLVAESMRRTVAELAIEHLDSPVQSVVTVSLGVSTVIPIPGCIPADLIQAADQGLYQAKQEGRDRWIRTDCIPLSCKSPWN, via the coding sequence ATGCCAACACCGATTGACATCCTGATCGTGGACGATCGCCCGGAAAACCTGCTGACTCTTGAACATCTCCTGGAAAACCCGGAGCTGAACATCGTGCGCGCGGGATCAGGCCAGGAAGCCCTAGCCAGCCTGCTGGACCACGATTTCGCCCTGGTGCTTCTGGACGTACAGATGCCGGACATGGACGGTTTTGAAACGGCGGAACTGATGCGCGGCAACAAACGCACCCGGCACATCCCCATCATCTTCGTAACCGCCAGCCATACCGAGCATCAGCACATTTTTCGCGGGTACGATTCCGGGGCCGTGGACTATCTGTTCAAGCCCCTGGACCCGCAAATGCTCTTCTGCAAGGTCCGCATATTCCTGGAAATTCACCGCCAGCGGCATGCACTGCAAAGCAAGACCAGGGAACTTGACGCCAGAATCGCAGAACTCAATCTGCTGCAGGCCGAACTGGAGGAAAAAAACCGCCAGCTGCAACTCCTGTCGTCCCTTGACGGGCTGACCGGCATCCCCAACCGCCGTCAATTCGACGAGATGCTCAATCTGGAGTGGAACCGCATGGCCCGCGAAAAAACCCCGCTCTCGCTGATCATCCTGGATGTGGATCATTTCAAGCTTTTCAACGACCGCTACGGACATCTGGCCGGCGACTGCTGCCTGTGCCGCGTGGCCTCGGCCCTGGCAGGCATGATGCGACGACCCGCCGACATGGTCGCGCGCTATGGCGGTGAGGAATTCGCGGCCATCCTGCCGGGCACCGGCGCCGAGGGAGCGCAGCTAGTGGCGGAGAGCATGCGCCGGACCGTGGCCGAACTTGCGATCGAACACCTGGACTCGCCGGTCCAGAGCGTGGTCACCGTAAGCCTTGGAGTGAGCACGGTCATCCCGATTCCCGGCTGCATCCCGGCAGACTTGATCCAGGCCGCCGACCAGGGACTTTACCAGGCCAAGCAGGAAGGCCGGGACCGCTGGATTCGCACCGACTGCATTCCCCTGTCGTGCAAATCGCCCTGGAACTAG
- a CDS encoding chemotaxis protein CheB: protein MKRAFKAVVVGVSSGGLEALKILVPGLRKDLSVPVLIVQHLSPQADSYLALRLDEVSGLKVKEAEDKEFLQAGVAYVAPPDYHLLVEPDGSLSLSVDPKVNFSRPSVDVLFETASDAFGAALIGVVLTGANQDGAKGLARIKRRGGLAVVQSPESALADAMPRAALESTNVDHVLPLREIAPFLNNLLIGPSHANTD from the coding sequence ATGAAAAGAGCGTTCAAGGCAGTGGTTGTCGGAGTTTCGTCCGGTGGTCTCGAAGCCCTCAAGATTCTTGTCCCGGGCCTGCGCAAGGACCTCTCCGTACCCGTGCTCATCGTGCAGCACCTTTCGCCACAGGCCGACTCCTATCTTGCGCTCCGCCTGGACGAGGTGAGCGGACTCAAGGTCAAGGAGGCCGAGGACAAGGAGTTTCTGCAGGCGGGCGTGGCGTATGTGGCTCCACCCGATTATCATCTGCTGGTGGAACCGGACGGAAGCCTTTCCCTTAGCGTTGACCCGAAAGTGAATTTTTCGCGGCCCTCGGTGGATGTGCTCTTCGAGACCGCCTCCGACGCCTTCGGCGCCGCGCTCATCGGCGTGGTCCTGACCGGAGCCAACCAGGACGGGGCCAAAGGGCTGGCCCGCATCAAGCGCCGAGGAGGCCTGGCCGTCGTGCAGTCCCCGGAATCGGCCCTGGCGGACGCCATGCCACGGGCCGCCCTGGAATCCACCAACGTGGACCATGTCTTGCCTTTGCGCGAGATCGCCCCTTTTTTGAACAACCTCCTTATTGGACCGAGCCATGCCAACACCGATTGA
- a CDS encoding CheR family methyltransferase: MNVHPETERIELRLLLEAIYLKYGYDFRNYSMAHLKRRAEYRLSLSGLASISQLQHAVLHDEKMFLIFLQDLSINVSEMFRDPPFYKALRNEILPMLGTYPSFKIWHAGCSAGQEVYSMAILLHEAGMRERGQIYATDFNRAILEQAREAAFPLAQLKDYTTKYQQAGGENSFADYYAADDERALLCSFLKERIFFSEHNLVTDGVFGEMHLIVCRNVLIYFDRELQDRVVGLFVDSLCPGGFLCLGSKESLKFSRHAEKFEVVREKEKIYRKRRDA; the protein is encoded by the coding sequence ATGAACGTCCATCCCGAGACCGAGCGCATCGAATTGCGCCTGCTTCTGGAAGCCATCTACCTCAAATACGGGTACGACTTCCGCAACTACTCCATGGCCCACCTCAAGCGGCGGGCCGAGTACAGGTTGAGCCTCTCCGGGCTGGCGTCCATTTCGCAGTTGCAGCACGCGGTCCTGCATGACGAAAAGATGTTCCTGATTTTTTTGCAGGACCTGTCCATCAATGTCTCGGAGATGTTCAGGGACCCGCCGTTCTACAAGGCGCTCAGAAACGAGATCCTGCCCATGCTCGGCACCTACCCGTCCTTCAAGATCTGGCATGCGGGATGTTCCGCCGGACAGGAAGTGTACTCCATGGCCATCCTGCTGCACGAGGCGGGAATGCGCGAGCGCGGGCAGATCTACGCCACGGACTTCAACCGCGCCATTCTGGAACAGGCCAGGGAAGCCGCCTTTCCGCTGGCGCAGCTCAAGGACTACACGACCAAATACCAGCAGGCGGGCGGGGAAAATTCATTTGCCGACTACTACGCGGCCGACGACGAACGGGCGCTGCTGTGTTCGTTCCTCAAAGAGAGGATTTTCTTTTCCGAGCACAACCTGGTCACGGACGGAGTTTTCGGCGAAATGCACCTGATTGTCTGCCGCAACGTCCTCATCTACTTCGACCGCGAGTTGCAGGATCGGGTGGTGGGACTGTTTGTCGATAGCCTGTGTCCGGGAGGATTCTTGTGCCTGGGAAGCAAGGAGAGTCTCAAATTTTCCAGGCATGCGGAAAAATTTGAAGTCGTGCGGGAAAAAGAAAAAATTTACCGCAAGCGCAGGGACGCATGA